A single Phragmites australis chromosome 4, lpPhrAust1.1, whole genome shotgun sequence DNA region contains:
- the LOC133916538 gene encoding 26S proteasome non-ATPase regulatory subunit 4 homolog yields the protein MVLEATMICIDNSEWMRNGDYAPSRFQAQADAVNLICGAKTQSNPENTVGVMTMAGKGVRVLVTPTSDLGKILACMHGLEVGAEANLAAAIQVAQLALKHRQNKRQQQRIIAFIGSPVKYDKKVLETIGKKLKKNNVALDIVDFGESDDEKPEKLEALIAAVNNSDSSHIVHVPPGENALSDVLLSTPIFTGEEGGSGFAASAAAAAATGATGFDFGVDPNVDPELALALRLSMEEERARQEAIAKKAAEDSPNTENKDHATSSNSDSVMAEAEPASNASADDKKEQPKDDDDLLQQALAMSMEGGASGSAAVADAAMAEAGAVDPDLALALQMSVQDANMSSDSDMSKVFEDRSFVTSILNSLPGVDPNDPSVKDLLASLHSQGEQEKKEDKSDKKEDEKN from the exons ATGGTGCTCGAG GCGACGATGATCTGCATAGACAACTCGGAGTGGATGCGGAACGGCGACTACGCGCCGTCGCGGTTCCAGGCGCAGGCTGACGCCGTCAACCTCATCTGCGGCGCCAAGACCCAG TCGAACCCGGAGAACACGGTCGGCGTCATGACTATGGCCGGCAAGGGCGTGCGCGTTCTCGTCACGCCCACCAGCGACCTCGGGAAGATCCTCGCCTGTATGCACG GGCTGGAAGTTGGTGCTGAAGCAAACTTGGCTGCTGCAATCCAGGTTGCTCAGCTGGCTCTAAAGCATCGCCAGAACAAGAGGCAGCAGCAGAGGATTATAGCTTTTATTGGAAG TCCTGTGAAATATGACAAGAAAGTTTTGGAGACAATCGGGAAAAAGCTGAAGAAGAACAATGTTGCTCTTGACATTGTTGACTTTGGTGAATCTGATGATGAAAAGCCTGAGAAACTGGAAGCACTGATCGCTGCTGTCAACAACAGTGATAGCAGTCACATTGTTCATGTCCCTCCTGGTGAAAATGCCCTTTCTGATGTTCTTCTAAG CACTCCTATATTTACGGGTGAAGAAGGCGGAAGCGGTTTTGCTGCttctgcagcagcagctgctgctacTGGAGCAACTGGATTTGATTTTGGTGTGGACCCAAATGTAGATCCAGAATTGGCACTTGCCCTGCGGTTATCTATGGAAGAAGAGCGAGCAAGGCAAGAGGCTATTGCAAAAAAGGCTGCAGAAGATTCTCCCAATACCGAAAATAAGGACCATGCCACAAGCTCAAACAGTGATTCTGTTATGGCTGAAGCAGAACCTGCCTCAAATGCTTCTGCTGATGACAAGAAAGAACAGCCAAAG GATGATGACGATCTACTACAGCAGGCACTTGCGATGTCAATGGAGGGCGGTGCTTCAGGATCTGCAGCTGTGGCTGATGCTGCTATGGCAGAAGCTGGTGCAGTTGACCCAGACTTGGCATTAG CTCTTCAAATGTCTGTCCAGGATGCAAACATGTCCAGTGACTCTGATATGAGTAAGGTGTTTGAAGATAGATCGTTTGTTACATCTATCCTTAATTCA CTTCCTGGTGTTGATCCCAATGATCCATCTGTCAAAGATTTGCTGGCGTCATTGCATAGCCAGGGagag caagagaagaaggaagacaaGTCGGACAAAAAAGAAGATGAGAAGAACTAA